The proteins below are encoded in one region of Candidatus Eisenbacteria bacterium:
- a CDS encoding DUF1801 domain-containing protein has translation MASRPKRSEPKAKPGANTEPGTARAASHLIDERIRSLGGWRAETLAEVRRLVHEADPDIMEECKWIKPSNPLGVPVWSHAGIVCTGEAYKQVVKLTFARGASLADPRGLFNSSLDGNTRRAIDIREGETLHARAFVALIRAAVAENLRSGAPKARGRGRT, from the coding sequence GTGGCGTCACGACCTAAGAGAAGTGAGCCGAAGGCCAAGCCCGGTGCGAATACGGAGCCCGGGACCGCAAGGGCGGCCTCTCATCTCATTGACGAACGGATCCGGTCCCTGGGTGGCTGGCGCGCCGAGACCCTGGCGGAGGTTCGCCGCCTTGTCCACGAGGCGGACCCGGACATCATGGAAGAGTGCAAGTGGATCAAGCCCAGCAACCCGCTGGGGGTGCCCGTATGGTCCCACGCCGGGATCGTCTGCACCGGGGAGGCCTACAAGCAGGTGGTCAAGCTGACCTTCGCCCGGGGCGCCTCCCTGGCGGACCCTCGGGGGCTATTCAACTCCAGCCTTGATGGGAACACGCGTCGCGCCATCGACATCCGGGAGGGAGAGACACTCCATGCCAGGGCGTTCGTGGCCTTGATCCGGGCCGCGGTCGCGGAGAATCTCCGGTCCGGAGCCCCGAAGGCACGGGGCCGCGGGCGGACGTGA
- the lipA gene encoding lipoyl synthase yields MATTIQIETPDTPEAPRQRRPEWLKVSVPGGEGYTRVMDLVKTHRLHTVCQSARCPNIGECWGRGTATFMILGEVCTRHCRFCSVISGRPEGYDLDEAERVSDAIERLKLRHVVVTSVTRDDLKDHGSEVYRRMIVRVREKSPGTSVELLIPDFRGHREPLERVLSAFPDILGHNVETVPRLYRRVRPGTQYPRSLGVLKMSKEIAPAVRTKTALMVGLGEEPEEVKQVMRDARGHGVDIFTIGQYLQPTKDHLPVERFVHPDEFRMYREFGLRELGFRHVVSGPLVRSSYRAEEQAEVAGTAGEMPV; encoded by the coding sequence ATGGCAACCACGATCCAGATCGAGACCCCGGATACCCCGGAAGCGCCCCGACAACGCCGGCCCGAGTGGCTCAAGGTCTCCGTCCCCGGGGGCGAGGGCTACACGCGGGTGATGGACCTGGTGAAGACCCACCGGCTCCACACCGTGTGCCAGAGCGCGCGTTGCCCCAACATCGGCGAGTGCTGGGGGCGGGGCACGGCCACGTTCATGATCCTGGGCGAGGTGTGCACGCGGCACTGCCGCTTCTGCTCGGTGATCAGCGGCCGGCCGGAAGGCTACGACCTGGACGAGGCGGAGCGCGTGAGCGACGCCATCGAGCGGCTGAAGCTGCGCCACGTGGTGGTGACCAGCGTCACCCGCGACGACCTCAAGGACCACGGCTCCGAGGTGTACCGGCGCATGATCGTGCGCGTGCGCGAGAAGAGTCCCGGGACCAGCGTGGAGCTGCTGATCCCCGACTTCCGCGGCCACCGCGAGCCGCTGGAGCGCGTGCTCTCCGCGTTCCCCGACATCCTGGGCCACAACGTGGAGACCGTGCCGCGACTGTACCGGCGCGTGCGCCCCGGCACGCAGTATCCGCGCTCGCTGGGCGTGCTGAAGATGTCGAAGGAGATCGCGCCCGCCGTGAGGACCAAGACCGCGCTCATGGTCGGCCTGGGAGAAGAGCCCGAGGAGGTGAAGCAGGTGATGCGCGACGCCCGCGGGCACGGCGTGGACATCTTCACCATCGGGCAGTACCTCCAACCCACGAAGGACCACCTCCCGGTGGAGCGCTTCGTCCATCCCGACGAGTTCCGCATGTACAGGGAGTTCGGGCTGCGCGAGCTGGGGTTCCGGCATGTCGTGTCCGGACCGCTGGTGCGCTCGAGCTACCGGGCGGAGGAGCAGGCGGAGGTGGCGGGGACGGCGGGGGAGATGCCGGTGTAG
- a CDS encoding DUF1287 domain-containing protein, whose amino-acid sequence MAAPALGHGRSLTEAQAQRLVAAAVAQTSATVSYDGTYRRIDYPGGDVPETVGVCTDLIVRAYRKLGIDLQVKVHEDMQLAFDSYPRLWGLRASDSNIDHRRVPNLQTFFRRAGAELPITHAARAYRAGDLVTWRLPGNLPHIGIVTDQNSRAGVPMVVHNIGRGPEVEDVLFAYPITGHYRYGSE is encoded by the coding sequence ATGGCCGCACCCGCGCTGGGTCACGGGCGCTCGTTGACGGAGGCACAGGCGCAACGGTTGGTTGCCGCCGCGGTCGCCCAGACGAGCGCCACCGTCAGCTACGACGGCACCTATCGCCGAATCGACTATCCCGGCGGGGACGTGCCCGAGACCGTCGGTGTCTGTACCGACCTCATCGTCCGGGCCTACAGAAAGCTCGGTATCGACCTCCAGGTGAAGGTCCACGAGGACATGCAGCTCGCCTTCGATTCGTACCCACGGCTCTGGGGACTCAGAGCTTCGGACTCGAACATCGACCATCGCCGCGTGCCGAATCTACAGACGTTCTTTCGTCGCGCGGGTGCCGAACTCCCGATTACACACGCGGCCCGTGCGTACCGCGCTGGGGACCTGGTGACCTGGAGGCTGCCGGGCAACCTGCCGCACATAGGTATCGTGACTGACCAGAACTCCCGTGCGGGGGTCCCCATGGTGGTGCACAACATCGGCCGCGGACCCGAGGTGGAGGACGTTCTGTTTGCCTACCCCATCACCGGGCACTACCGCTACGGCTCGGAATGA
- a CDS encoding carbonic anhydrase has translation MISAREALDRLREGNRRFASGQLTGATFASQSRRNELAGGQEPFAIILGCSDSRVPAEIVFDQGLGDLFVIRVAGNIVASSQVGSVEFAAARFGTRLVVVLGHSQCGAVLATLEELQQPSDGQSRNLRSIVDRVRPSVEALLATDLRHDADALVRHAVRANVRVSANHLRHGSEILEQLIQKEGLLVVGAEYSLETGLIDFFDGVPDGG, from the coding sequence ATGATCTCGGCAAGGGAAGCGCTCGATCGCCTGCGAGAGGGGAACCGCCGCTTCGCGTCTGGCCAGTTGACCGGCGCCACGTTCGCGAGCCAGAGCCGTCGCAACGAGCTGGCCGGGGGCCAGGAGCCATTCGCGATCATTCTCGGGTGTTCCGACTCGCGGGTGCCGGCGGAGATCGTGTTCGACCAGGGCCTGGGCGACCTGTTCGTCATCCGGGTTGCCGGGAACATCGTCGCTTCTTCGCAAGTCGGCAGCGTCGAGTTCGCCGCAGCTCGGTTCGGCACACGGCTCGTGGTGGTATTGGGGCATTCCCAGTGCGGGGCTGTTCTGGCTACCCTGGAAGAACTTCAGCAGCCGTCGGACGGACAGTCGCGGAATCTGCGGTCGATCGTGGACCGCGTTCGGCCATCCGTAGAGGCGCTGCTGGCGACGGACCTCAGGCACGACGCGGATGCCCTGGTGAGGCATGCCGTGCGTGCCAATGTCCGCGTCTCGGCAAACCACCTGCGCCACGGATCCGAAATCCTCGAGCAGTTGATCCAGAAGGAGGGGCTCCTCGTCGTAGGCGCGGAGTACTCGCTGGAGACCGGGCTCATTGACTTCTTCGACGGCGTACCGGATGGCGGCTGA
- a CDS encoding GrpB family protein, whose product METPEQRVQRVTREEVAIAPYDPAWPELFRQESEHLLSCLSRELIRRIEHFGSTAVPGLAAKPIVDMLVEVTDLREVGVRIVPALESRGYEYFWRPTHGDDGPPFYAWFIKRDPRTGGRTHHIHMVESHFTTHWDRLLFRDYLIGHPEVARDYEALKRRLASSWTHDRAAYTQGKTEFIVRVTEAAKQHLRQPSQIVGE is encoded by the coding sequence ATGGAGACACCAGAGCAGCGGGTTCAGCGGGTCACGCGCGAGGAAGTGGCAATCGCGCCATACGATCCTGCCTGGCCGGAGCTCTTCCGTCAGGAGTCGGAACACCTGCTGTCCTGCCTGTCGCGCGAACTCATCCGGCGAATCGAGCACTTTGGCAGCACAGCGGTGCCGGGGCTTGCCGCGAAGCCCATCGTGGACATGCTCGTCGAGGTGACCGACCTGCGGGAGGTCGGGGTCCGGATCGTGCCGGCGCTGGAGTCGCGAGGCTACGAGTACTTCTGGCGTCCGACGCACGGCGACGACGGCCCGCCCTTCTACGCGTGGTTCATCAAGCGGGATCCGCGAACGGGGGGCCGCACACATCACATCCACATGGTGGAGAGCCACTTCACCACCCACTGGGATCGGTTGCTGTTTCGCGACTATCTGATCGGGCACCCGGAAGTGGCCCGGGATTACGAGGCACTGAAGCGCCGCCTGGCTTCCAGCTGGACGCATGACCGCGCTGCATACACGCAGGGCAAGACGGAGTTCATCGTCAGGGTGACCGAAGCAGCGAAGCAACACCTTCGTCAGCCATCACAAATAGTCGGAGAATGA